Part of the Stackebrandtia endophytica genome is shown below.
CTTCGACCACCCCCATCACCAAGGACGACGTGGAACTGTTCGAACCCATCGACGGCATGAAAATGGCATCGTGCTCACTCGACCTCGACCACAACACGATCGCGGTGCGCTACACCCGGGACGGTGTCGACGGCATGCGGGTATCGCTGTACAACCTGGACGAATTCGCCGCCCACGACTTCTCCAACCGACTCGCCGACATCAGCACCCGCCCGGTACACGCGATCGGCGTGACCCCACAGGGCTATCAACACTATGGACAACATCTGTATCTGTTGCAGGGCAACCCCTATAAGGACTGCACCACACCCGGCCAGAAGGGCACCGGCAACACCGTCCTCGGGCGGATCAACTTCAACGACGAGACCGACTTCGAAACCCGTGGCACCGACGCCGGATACTCGCTGACGTTCCGCGAACCCGAGGGCCTCGGCCTGTACCGACACCCCGACGGCCAACTTCGACTGGCGATGGGTTTCGCCTCCGGTTGTGCCGGCAGTCGCCAGGCGAACATCTATTACAAGGCGAACCCACCCGTGTAGCGGTTCGCGTCACGGGACCGTTGGCCTCGCCCCGCGACGCGACCCCGACAGAAGGCCGGGCCGGAGTTCTCCGGTCCGGTCACTCGTCCTCCATCAGCATGAGTTCGGCGGCGCCCGCCACGCCGGCGGCGAACCTCGCGTGGCTGGAGATCACCGGCTCCACCGCGGCCAGAGCCCGCCACGCGGCGTCCTCGTACTCATCGCCGTCGGTGAGATCGGAATACTCCGACAGAGCCCGCGCCGCCAACGCCCAACCCGACGGCGTCGGACCGTCCGTGGGATCGGCGGGGCGGTTCACCAGTGCCTCGGCATCCCCTGCGGTGTCGAAGAATCCACCCGCACCGTCACCGAAGTGCTCCATGATCACGTCGATCAACACGCCGGCCCGGTCCAACCAGTCACGGTCGTCGGTCGCCTCGAACCTGGCCATGAACCCCAATGCCACCGCCGCATAGTCCTCAAGGATGCCGACGGCCTCCCCGACTCGACCGTCTCGGGACACCCGCCGGATCCTGCCGTCGACCACGTGGCGGTGCGCCAACAGTTCAGCGGCACGACCCGCCGCCTCATCGGCCCACTCGTGGCCGGTCTCCGCGGCGTACTCGGTGAGGGCCAGGACGGCCAACCCGTTCCAGGCCGCCACGACCTTGTCATCCCGATCCGGTTGCGGCCGTTCACTTCTGGCGTGGAGCAGCCGCCGTTTGATATCCCGATAGCGGTCGGTGTCGGCCGGTTCCACCGGCAGTTGCAGCACACTCGTTCCATGCTCGAAGGTGCCCGCGTCGGAGACGGCGAAGATGTGCGCGGCGTGGTCACCGTCCTCCTCCCCCAACGTGTCACGCAACTGTTGCGGGGTCCAGGCGTAGGTCGCGCCCTCGACACCACCGGTGTCGGCATCGAACGCCGCGGCGAATCCGCCCTCGGCGGTGCCCAGATCATCGACGATGAACCGAGCGGTCTCCTCGGCGATCCGCGCGAAGAACGGTTGCCGGGTCAGCTCCCACAGGTCGGTGTAGGTCTGAAGCAGCAACGCGTTGTCGTACAACATCTTCTCGAAGTGCGGCACCACCCATGACTCGTCCACGCTGTAGCGCGCGAATCCTCCGCCGAGCTGGTCGTAGATCCCGCCCCGCGCCATCCGTTCGGCAGTGTGGCGCACGATGGCCAGACTCTGATCGTCGCCGGTGCGGTCGTAATGGTCCAGCAGGAAGGCCAGGGCCGGTTGGGTGGGGAACTTCGGCGCCGAACCGAATCCGCCGTTCTTGCGGTCGTAGGTTCCCACGATGGTCGCGGCCGCCGCATCCAATGTGGTCACCGGAACCGGCGACACGTCGGGGCAGGGCCCGTCGATGGGGCAGGCACGGGTGACATCGGCCAGTTTCGGTCCGGCGGAGGCACAGGCTTGAACCACGGCGGCGCCCTGACTCATCAGTTCCTCACGGCGGTCGGTCCAGGCGTCGTTGACGGCCTCCAGCAGTCGGACGAAATGCTCACGAGGGAAATAGGTTCCGGCGAAGAACGGCGTGCCGTCGGGCATGGCGAATACCGTCATCGGCCAGCCGCCCTGACCGGTCAACGCCATGGTCGCCTGCATGTAGACCGCATCGATGTCGGGCCGTTCCTCCCGATCCACCTTCACCGCGACCATGTGCTCATTGATGATCTCGGCGACCGCGGGGTCCTCGAACGACTCGTGCGCCATCACGTGGCACCAGTGGCAGGCGGCGTATCCGACCGAGATGAACAGCGGCACGTCACGGCGCTTCGCCTCGGCCAGCGCCTCCTCCCCCCACGGCCA
Proteins encoded:
- a CDS encoding thioredoxin domain-containing protein — translated: MNRLGDALSPYLQQHANNPVDWWPWGEEALAEAKRRDVPLFISVGYAACHWCHVMAHESFEDPAVAEIINEHMVAVKVDREERPDIDAVYMQATMALTGQGGWPMTVFAMPDGTPFFAGTYFPREHFVRLLEAVNDAWTDRREELMSQGAAVVQACASAGPKLADVTRACPIDGPCPDVSPVPVTTLDAAAATIVGTYDRKNGGFGSAPKFPTQPALAFLLDHYDRTGDDQSLAIVRHTAERMARGGIYDQLGGGFARYSVDESWVVPHFEKMLYDNALLLQTYTDLWELTRQPFFARIAEETARFIVDDLGTAEGGFAAAFDADTGGVEGATYAWTPQQLRDTLGEEDGDHAAHIFAVSDAGTFEHGTSVLQLPVEPADTDRYRDIKRRLLHARSERPQPDRDDKVVAAWNGLAVLALTEYAAETGHEWADEAAGRAAELLAHRHVVDGRIRRVSRDGRVGEAVGILEDYAAVALGFMARFEATDDRDWLDRAGVLIDVIMEHFGDGAGGFFDTAGDAEALVNRPADPTDGPTPSGWALAARALSEYSDLTDGDEYEDAAWRALAAVEPVISSHARFAAGVAGAAELMLMEDE